The Lysobacter panacisoli genome includes a window with the following:
- the rfbA gene encoding glucose-1-phosphate thymidylyltransferase RfbA, producing MNRKGIILAGGSGTRLYPITQGVSKQLLPVYDKPMIYYPLSVLMLAGIREVLIINTPHEQALFKTLLGDGSQWGMRIEYAVQPSPDGLAQAYLIGREFVAGQPSCLVLGDNIFHGPGLTAMLKRASARDNGATVFGYWVRDPERYGVAEFDGNGRVIGLEEKPAKPRSNYAVTGLYFYDGRASDFAAELKPSARGELEITDLNRRYLEEGSLHLEQLGRGYAWLDTGTHQSLLEASNYIETIEARQGLRVCCPEEIAWNNGWIDNAQLDALARPLAKNGYGQYLLSLAERGPVP from the coding sequence ATGAACCGCAAGGGCATCATCCTCGCCGGTGGATCCGGCACCCGGCTGTATCCGATCACGCAGGGCGTGAGCAAGCAGCTGCTGCCGGTCTACGACAAGCCGATGATCTATTACCCGCTCAGCGTGCTGATGCTGGCGGGCATCCGCGAAGTGCTGATCATCAACACGCCGCACGAGCAGGCGTTGTTCAAGACGCTGCTCGGCGACGGTTCGCAATGGGGCATGCGGATCGAATACGCGGTCCAGCCGAGTCCGGATGGTCTCGCGCAGGCGTACCTGATCGGCCGCGAGTTCGTCGCCGGCCAGCCCAGCTGCCTGGTGCTGGGCGACAACATCTTCCACGGCCCCGGCCTCACCGCGATGCTCAAGCGCGCCAGTGCACGCGACAACGGTGCGACTGTTTTCGGTTACTGGGTACGCGATCCCGAGCGCTACGGCGTGGCCGAATTCGATGGCAATGGCCGCGTGATCGGCCTGGAGGAAAAGCCGGCCAAGCCGCGCTCCAACTACGCTGTCACCGGCCTGTACTTCTACGACGGTCGCGCCAGCGACTTCGCTGCGGAGCTCAAGCCGTCCGCACGCGGTGAGCTGGAGATCACCGATCTCAACCGTCGCTACCTCGAAGAGGGCTCGCTGCACCTGGAGCAGCTCGGTCGCGGTTACGCCTGGCTCGACACCGGCACGCACCAGTCGTTGCTGGAAGCGTCCAACTACATCGAGACCATCGAGGCGCGCCAGGGCCTGCGCGTGTGCTGCCCGGAAGAGATCGCCTGGAACAACGGCTGGATCGACAATGCGCAGCTCGACGCACTCGCGCGTCCGCTCGCCAAGAACGGCTACGGCCAATACCTGCTGAGCCTGGCCGAACGGGGGCCGGTGCCGTGA
- the rfbC gene encoding dTDP-4-dehydrorhamnose 3,5-epimerase → MKVIQTDLPGCVVIEPRVFGDDRGFFFESFNRDKLAEHGLSPNFVQGNVSSSSRGVLRGLHYQWPRPQGKYVSVVEGEVWDVAVDIRRGSPHFGRWTAVLLSAENKRHFWIPEGFAHGFVVLSERAVFTYLCTETYDAAADAGIRWNDAKLAIDWPVTDVSLSDKDARAPFLDEVPEDRLPVYAP, encoded by the coding sequence GTGAAAGTCATCCAGACCGACCTGCCGGGCTGCGTAGTCATCGAACCGCGAGTGTTCGGCGACGACCGAGGCTTCTTCTTCGAGTCGTTCAACCGCGACAAGCTGGCCGAACATGGCCTGAGCCCGAACTTCGTGCAGGGCAACGTGTCCTCCTCCAGCCGCGGCGTGCTGCGCGGGCTGCACTACCAGTGGCCGCGTCCGCAGGGCAAATATGTGTCGGTGGTCGAAGGCGAGGTATGGGACGTGGCGGTCGACATCCGCCGCGGTTCGCCGCACTTCGGTCGCTGGACGGCCGTGCTGCTCAGCGCGGAGAACAAGCGCCACTTCTGGATCCCGGAAGGTTTCGCACACGGCTTCGTCGTGCTGAGCGAACGCGCGGTGTTCACCTATCTGTGCACCGAAACCTACGATGCCGCGGCCGATGCGGGCATCCGCTGGAACGATGCGAAGCTCGCCATCGACTGGCCCGTCACCGACGTGTCGCTCTCGGACAAGGACGCGCGCGCGCCGTTCCTCGACGAGGTGCCCGAGGATCGCCTGCCGGTGTACGCACCGTGA
- the rfbD gene encoding dTDP-4-dehydrorhamnose reductase produces MRLLVVGANGQVGHALLQSLAPLGEVVATTRSGQLPDGRACETLDLAQTDGIEALLQRIRPDAVINAAAYTAVDRAEDEPEAAFAANAEGPGHLAQACASRGIPLVHYSTDYVFDGRGTRPYRDDDATDPLGIYGASKLAGEEAIARSGARHLILRTAWVYGLYGANFLRTMLRVGAERDELRVVADQRGCPTPAWLIADVTAQILRHGIAASGIRHLVAAGETNWHGFASAIFDGAHARGLIARKPNVVAITTADYPTRATRPAYSVLDTSHLREEYDLVLPDWRDALIETLSRPA; encoded by the coding sequence GTGAGGTTGCTGGTCGTCGGCGCGAATGGCCAGGTTGGTCATGCGCTGCTGCAGTCGCTGGCGCCGCTGGGCGAGGTCGTCGCGACCACGCGCTCGGGGCAGTTGCCCGATGGCCGCGCCTGCGAAACGTTGGACCTTGCACAGACGGACGGTATCGAAGCGTTGCTGCAGCGCATCCGCCCGGATGCCGTGATCAACGCGGCCGCCTACACCGCGGTCGATCGCGCCGAGGACGAACCGGAAGCCGCCTTTGCCGCCAACGCGGAAGGCCCCGGCCACCTCGCGCAGGCATGCGCCTCGCGCGGCATCCCGCTGGTCCACTACTCGACCGACTACGTCTTCGACGGCCGCGGCACGCGTCCGTATCGCGATGATGATGCAACAGATCCGCTCGGCATCTACGGCGCCAGCAAGCTGGCCGGTGAGGAAGCCATTGCCCGCAGCGGTGCGCGCCATCTGATCCTGCGCACCGCATGGGTGTACGGCCTGTATGGCGCGAACTTCCTGCGCACGATGCTGCGCGTCGGCGCCGAGCGCGACGAACTGCGCGTGGTCGCCGACCAGCGCGGCTGCCCGACGCCGGCCTGGCTGATCGCCGATGTGACCGCGCAGATCCTTCGTCATGGCATCGCGGCTTCGGGAATCCGCCACCTCGTGGCGGCGGGCGAGACGAACTGGCACGGTTTCGCCAGCGCCATCTTCGACGGAGCCCATGCGCGCGGCCTGATCGCACGCAAGCCCAACGTCGTCGCGATCACCACGGCCGACTACCCCACGCGCGCGACGCGTCCGGCGTACTCGGTGCTCGACACCTCGCACCTGCGCGAGGAATACGACCTGGTCCTGCCGGACTGGCGCGACGCCCTGATCGAGACCTTGTCCCGCCCCGCCTGA
- a CDS encoding alpha/beta hydrolase family protein — MRAIAMLAALIALLPVGTAVAADVDVAAYTKKDQFTDLKISPNGEYLAATVPLEDRTALVIIDRATMKLTANFTPPQNNHVEDFRWANPERVLIELSQKIGALERPRLTGELAAMNADGSATELLLGYRIDDGGLGTHIKPKKDNNRVWGIPIDGPSINDRSVLVSTQVYGSNDPYSNAERMDLYNGRLARVASAPLRSARFTADNKAVVRFAAGADSNNTRHLFYRSGEGAPWETLFVERNGRFEYPIGFSADDKIAYLRVEMPKGPDAIVALDLQTRERTEVLRDDDSDPAQILYRNNTRVPVGVQFMDGRPRVAYFDATSKEARLQRSLEAAFEGSAVLVTSQTSDGRFALVQVYSDRNPGDFYLFDVQNLKAQHVVARREWFDPELTALMKPIKVRARDGLMLHGYVTTPKGSEGKALPMVVMPHGGPFGIQDTWGFDSEAQMLADAGYAVLQLNYRGSGGYGRAFEDAGGREWGRRMQDDLTDATQWAIAEGIAQADRICLAGGSYGGYASLMGVAKEPDLYRCAVGYVGVYDLPKMHADNKSQVFRWGKWTVDWVGKPEELGEVSPNRMAKRIKVPVFLAAGGEDERAPIEHSRLMERALRDAGVPVETLYYNNEGHGFYVEAHRREYYTRLLAFLSPHLGGGVATTTGGTAEKSAK, encoded by the coding sequence ATGAGAGCAATCGCAATGCTGGCGGCGCTGATCGCGCTGTTGCCGGTCGGAACTGCCGTGGCCGCGGATGTCGACGTCGCCGCCTACACGAAGAAAGACCAGTTCACCGATCTCAAGATCTCGCCCAACGGCGAGTACCTGGCGGCCACCGTGCCGCTGGAAGATCGCACGGCGCTGGTCATCATCGACCGCGCCACCATGAAGCTGACGGCCAACTTCACGCCGCCGCAGAACAACCACGTCGAGGATTTCCGCTGGGCCAATCCGGAGCGGGTCCTGATCGAGCTCTCGCAGAAGATCGGCGCGCTGGAGAGGCCGCGGCTCACCGGTGAGCTGGCGGCCATGAACGCCGATGGCAGCGCGACCGAACTGCTCCTTGGCTACCGCATCGACGACGGCGGCCTCGGCACGCATATCAAGCCCAAGAAGGACAACAACCGCGTCTGGGGCATCCCGATCGATGGCCCGTCGATCAACGATCGCTCGGTGCTGGTGTCGACCCAGGTCTACGGTTCGAACGACCCGTACTCGAACGCCGAGCGCATGGACCTGTACAACGGCCGGCTGGCGCGCGTGGCCAGTGCGCCGCTGCGCAGTGCGCGGTTCACCGCCGACAACAAGGCTGTGGTCCGTTTTGCCGCAGGTGCGGATTCGAACAACACGCGCCATCTGTTCTACCGCAGCGGCGAGGGCGCGCCGTGGGAAACGCTGTTCGTTGAGCGCAACGGCCGCTTCGAATATCCGATCGGCTTCTCCGCCGACGACAAGATCGCCTATCTGCGCGTGGAAATGCCCAAGGGCCCCGATGCGATCGTCGCCCTCGACCTGCAAACACGCGAACGCACCGAAGTGCTGCGCGACGACGACAGCGATCCGGCGCAGATCCTCTATCGCAACAACACGCGCGTGCCGGTCGGCGTGCAGTTCATGGATGGCCGCCCGCGCGTGGCGTACTTCGATGCGACCTCGAAGGAGGCGCGCCTGCAGCGCAGCCTCGAGGCGGCATTCGAAGGGAGCGCGGTGCTGGTCACCTCGCAGACCAGCGACGGTCGCTTCGCGCTGGTGCAGGTCTACAGCGACCGCAATCCGGGCGACTTCTATCTGTTCGACGTCCAGAACCTGAAGGCCCAGCATGTGGTCGCCCGTCGCGAATGGTTCGATCCGGAACTGACCGCGTTGATGAAGCCGATCAAGGTCCGTGCGCGTGATGGCCTGATGCTGCACGGCTACGTCACCACGCCCAAGGGTTCCGAAGGAAAGGCGCTGCCGATGGTGGTGATGCCGCACGGCGGGCCGTTCGGCATCCAGGACACCTGGGGTTTCGACTCCGAGGCTCAGATGCTGGCCGATGCGGGCTACGCAGTGCTGCAGCTCAACTACCGCGGTTCCGGCGGCTACGGTCGTGCGTTTGAGGACGCCGGTGGGCGCGAGTGGGGACGTCGCATGCAGGACGACCTTACCGATGCGACGCAGTGGGCCATCGCCGAGGGCATCGCCCAGGCCGACCGCATCTGCCTGGCAGGCGGAAGTTACGGCGGTTACGCCTCGCTGATGGGCGTCGCCAAGGAGCCGGACCTCTACCGCTGCGCCGTCGGCTATGTCGGCGTGTACGACTTGCCGAAGATGCATGCCGACAACAAGAGCCAGGTTTTCCGCTGGGGCAAGTGGACTGTCGACTGGGTGGGCAAGCCCGAAGAGCTGGGCGAGGTGTCGCCCAACCGGATGGCCAAGCGCATCAAGGTGCCGGTGTTCCTCGCAGCGGGTGGTGAGGACGAGCGCGCGCCGATCGAGCACAGCCGCCTGATGGAACGCGCGCTGCGCGACGCCGGTGTGCCGGTGGAAACGCTGTACTACAACAACGAAGGCCACGGCTTCTACGTCGAGGCCCATCGTCGCGAGTACTACACGCGCCTGCTCGCATTCCTGTCGCCTCACCTCGGCGGCGGTGTTGCTACGACCACCGGTGGCACGGCGGAGAAGAGCGCGAAGTAG
- a CDS encoding peptide MFS transporter: protein MATLDLPLARDPRDELFGHPKGVYVCFFTEMWERFSFYGMKALLLLYLLQHHRFGDRSGLDVLGAYGGLVYCLPVVGGLLADRYLGMRKAVVFGGLLLVAGHLGMAVEGHAATVSAGTVVRDEGALRVFYLSLALIILGVGFLKPNISTIVGRLYPQNDPRRDSGFSLFYAGINLGALFASLVCGYLGQTLGWKWGFGAAGIGMLLGLAQFLWGQKYLHGHAEPPAPARLRERVFGLPREWAIYFGALLALVPVASLMWAVANGRFALGGEISLALLLMILVMLAVLGWFAWFVTARCTREQRHQMISLLAMIFMALVFFTLYEQTYGSWVTFTDRMMTKDVFPSLVIREGTPWPWSTVSLLLAPLAFVASAALSDRRPDSPLPKLLFAGAIVTMLVFLLRDCVVLPQTAGSLTYLGALFLVLLAPMFARLWDTLDRRGLDPSKPAKSALGLLFAGLSFVPLAWAAQHAGATGAMASVWWLVLAYLVLEIGEMCLAPVGLAAVTQLSVRSVVSLMMGTWFLATAFSETLAALFGKLAALDTVEGEALDFAVAGAKYADLFWLMMWIGIGWAILAFIASPVLRRMMHGVK, encoded by the coding sequence GTGGCCACCCTCGACTTGCCCCTCGCCCGCGATCCACGCGACGAACTCTTCGGCCACCCCAAGGGCGTCTACGTCTGCTTCTTCACCGAGATGTGGGAGCGCTTCTCCTTCTATGGGATGAAGGCGCTGCTGCTGCTCTACCTGCTGCAGCACCACCGCTTCGGCGACCGTTCCGGCCTCGACGTGCTCGGCGCGTACGGCGGCCTGGTGTACTGCCTGCCCGTGGTCGGCGGCCTGCTCGCCGACCGCTACCTGGGCATGCGCAAGGCGGTGGTGTTCGGTGGTCTTCTGCTGGTGGCGGGTCACCTGGGCATGGCGGTGGAAGGCCATGCGGCGACGGTCAGCGCCGGCACCGTGGTCCGCGACGAAGGCGCGCTGCGGGTGTTCTACCTGTCGCTGGCGCTGATCATCCTCGGCGTGGGTTTCCTCAAGCCGAACATCTCGACCATCGTCGGCCGCCTGTATCCGCAGAACGATCCGCGCCGCGACTCGGGCTTCTCGCTGTTCTACGCAGGCATCAACCTCGGCGCGCTGTTCGCGTCGCTGGTGTGCGGCTACCTCGGCCAGACGCTGGGCTGGAAGTGGGGCTTCGGCGCGGCGGGCATCGGCATGCTGCTGGGGCTGGCGCAATTCCTGTGGGGGCAGAAGTACCTGCACGGCCACGCCGAACCCCCGGCCCCTGCGCGCCTGCGCGAACGCGTGTTCGGCCTGCCGCGCGAATGGGCGATCTACTTCGGCGCGCTGCTCGCGCTGGTGCCGGTCGCGTCGCTGATGTGGGCGGTGGCGAACGGCCGCTTCGCGCTCGGCGGCGAGATCTCGCTCGCGCTGCTGCTGATGATCCTGGTGATGCTGGCGGTGCTGGGATGGTTCGCGTGGTTCGTGACCGCGCGCTGCACGCGCGAGCAGCGTCACCAGATGATCTCGCTGCTGGCGATGATCTTCATGGCGCTGGTGTTCTTCACCCTGTACGAGCAGACCTACGGTTCGTGGGTGACCTTCACCGACCGCATGATGACCAAGGACGTGTTCCCGTCGCTGGTGATCCGCGAAGGCACGCCGTGGCCGTGGTCGACGGTGTCGCTGCTGCTGGCGCCGTTGGCGTTCGTCGCATCCGCCGCGCTGTCGGATCGTCGCCCGGATTCACCGTTGCCGAAGCTGCTGTTCGCCGGCGCGATCGTGACCATGCTCGTCTTCCTGCTGCGCGACTGCGTGGTGCTGCCGCAGACAGCGGGATCGCTGACGTACCTTGGCGCGCTGTTCCTGGTACTGCTGGCGCCGATGTTCGCGCGGTTGTGGGACACGCTGGACCGCCGTGGGCTCGATCCGTCGAAGCCGGCGAAGTCCGCGCTCGGACTGCTGTTCGCGGGATTGAGTTTCGTGCCGCTGGCGTGGGCCGCGCAGCATGCCGGCGCGACCGGCGCGATGGCGAGCGTGTGGTGGCTGGTGCTCGCCTACCTGGTGCTGGAAATCGGCGAGATGTGCCTGGCGCCGGTCGGGTTGGCCGCGGTGACGCAGCTGTCGGTGCGCAGCGTGGTCAGCCTGATGATGGGCACGTGGTTCCTCGCCACCGCGTTCTCCGAGACGCTCGCCGCGCTGTTCGGCAAGCTGGCCGCACTCGACACGGTGGAAGGTGAAGCGCTCGACTTCGCCGTCGCGGGCGCGAAGTACGCGGACCTGTTCTGGCTGATGATGTGGATCGGCATCGGCTGGGCGATCCTCGCCTTCATCGCATCGCCCGTGCTGCGCCGGATGATGCATGGCGTGAAGTAG